From Pseudovibrio sp. Tun.PSC04-5.I4, a single genomic window includes:
- the alr gene encoding alanine racemase yields the protein MITTPLFSSWCEISCAHIERNLLLALSLLPDQTHFCAVLKADAYGHGIKNIVPILVRHGITCVGITSNVEAHAVRVAGFTGTIMRLRTATFDEIAEAIEYGVQEQISSVEAAHKLRALMQKQGVKIDFHLSLNAGGMSRDGLELSSSPEQLACREIIRLLSEHIVGICTHFPSNVPEELSASITRFHEDVDWVLRHSNLQRSQMLIHAGSTLTLVSKFDPHVDMMRCGAVLYGIVKPELGFKTTMTLKARVTGLGNFPKGSTIGYDRQAVLDQDKRLATVSLGYANGFLRQFAGRSQVLISGCRLPVLGKISMNTIVVDVSNLDDVVLGDEVVVFGEQGKGAITVQMAEEYSGTIMADLYTDWGQRNPRQISLRAHSALFAEPS from the coding sequence ATGATAACGACGCCATTATTTTCGTCTTGGTGCGAGATTTCCTGCGCTCATATCGAGAGGAATCTGCTTCTTGCTTTAAGTCTCTTGCCAGATCAAACACACTTCTGCGCAGTGTTGAAGGCGGATGCTTATGGACATGGCATAAAAAATATCGTTCCAATCCTTGTCCGCCATGGCATTACCTGTGTGGGCATAACCTCGAATGTGGAGGCTCATGCAGTCCGTGTTGCCGGTTTTACCGGAACCATAATGCGTCTGCGTACGGCTACTTTTGATGAGATTGCAGAGGCGATCGAATATGGTGTTCAAGAACAAATAAGTAGTGTTGAGGCTGCCCATAAGCTTAGGGCGCTCATGCAAAAACAGGGGGTCAAGATAGACTTCCACCTCTCCTTGAACGCCGGCGGTATGTCCCGCGATGGTTTGGAACTCTCCAGTTCTCCTGAACAATTGGCCTGCCGTGAGATTATCAGGCTCTTATCGGAGCATATCGTGGGCATATGTACCCATTTTCCGTCAAACGTGCCTGAAGAATTATCCGCCAGCATTACGCGCTTTCATGAGGATGTGGATTGGGTTCTGCGTCATAGCAACTTGCAACGGAGCCAGATGCTCATCCATGCGGGCAGTACACTGACGCTGGTTTCCAAGTTTGACCCCCACGTTGATATGATGAGATGCGGCGCAGTCCTTTATGGCATTGTTAAACCCGAGCTTGGTTTTAAAACAACCATGACCTTAAAAGCGCGTGTGACAGGTCTTGGGAATTTCCCGAAAGGCAGCACCATTGGGTATGATCGTCAAGCTGTACTGGATCAAGATAAGAGACTAGCCACTGTCTCCTTAGGATATGCGAATGGGTTTTTACGCCAGTTTGCAGGGCGCAGTCAGGTTTTAATCAGTGGGTGCCGTTTACCTGTACTCGGGAAAATTTCGATGAATACCATCGTTGTCGATGTTTCAAATCTCGATGATGTCGTCTTGGGAGATGAAGTGGTGGTGTTTGGTGAACAAGGTAAGGGCGCCATTACCGTTCAAATGGCTGAAGAATACTCGGGAACCATAATGGCTGATCTTTATACGGATTGGGGTCAGCGGAACCCCCGTCAAATCTCACTGCGAGCACACTCCGCGCTGTTTGCGGAGCCTTCGTAG
- a CDS encoding LysR family transcriptional regulator, whose protein sequence is MNKTLIERFCRNLDWNLLYTFLVIVEEKGVTRAAKRLLVTQPATTNALKRLENQFDCTLIDRTASEFTLTKAGHLLFEECLEICSGVARIAEVLKDVREEVTGHVSIATATHAESPVIDAALIRFHKAFPKATLSINVATSGDVVTLVKRKAASCGIGLTTAKQSGLNYDLIYRERFALYCGRSSPLYGKADVDRDELAKQPYVTFPTDEPGGEMSEFALARSKLGFNKAPVGRSYHLEELRRMIEIGIGVGPFPIHVAQPFVEMGRLWRIPCIEDLPIYKVALS, encoded by the coding sequence ATGAACAAAACCTTAATTGAACGCTTCTGCAGAAACCTTGACTGGAATCTTCTCTACACATTTCTGGTCATTGTTGAAGAGAAAGGCGTGACGCGAGCTGCCAAGCGACTTTTGGTAACGCAACCTGCCACGACCAATGCACTTAAGCGTCTGGAAAATCAGTTTGATTGTACGCTGATAGATCGCACGGCCAGCGAGTTTACATTGACCAAAGCAGGGCATTTACTCTTTGAAGAATGCCTGGAGATTTGCAGTGGCGTCGCGCGTATAGCCGAAGTGCTAAAGGATGTTCGCGAGGAAGTCACAGGCCACGTTTCCATTGCCACGGCAACACACGCCGAGTCACCTGTTATCGACGCGGCATTGATACGTTTTCACAAAGCTTTTCCTAAAGCCACGTTATCAATCAACGTCGCGACAAGTGGCGATGTCGTCACGCTTGTCAAACGCAAAGCAGCCTCCTGCGGGATCGGACTGACAACAGCGAAGCAATCCGGCCTCAACTACGACCTGATTTATCGTGAGCGATTTGCCCTTTATTGTGGTCGAAGCAGTCCCCTTTACGGCAAGGCAGATGTTGACCGCGATGAATTGGCAAAACAGCCATATGTAACCTTTCCAACAGACGAACCCGGCGGCGAAATGAGCGAGTTTGCTTTAGCCCGAAGCAAGCTGGGCTTTAACAAAGCACCTGTCGGGCGCTCCTATCATCTAGAGGAGTTAAGGCGCATGATTGAAATTGGCATCGGAGTGGGACCCTTCCCCATACATGTGGCCCAGCCATTTGTTGAAATGGGGCGGTTATGGCGGATCCCGTGTATTGAAGATTTGCCCATCTACAAGGTTGCGCTGAGCTAA
- a CDS encoding HlyD family type I secretion periplasmic adaptor subunit yields the protein MSEQTTLSSIQKSRRKHMGWGLALVGILVIGLGGWASVAQINSAIITSGSIVVEGQAKKVQHQEGGIIGEILVKDGDRVKAGDVLFRLDETVVKANLSITRKRLYQMQAQEARLSAEWRSKLKVTFPNKLTILAKTDAITSATLEGEQALFAARQQGIKGRKMQLGEQISQLEQQIVGLTVQRDAKAESIDLVTQQLSDFSTLLEKRLINASQVTAIKRERAELVGQRGGLISQVAQTKEAISEKRIQVLQLDEEFLEKVLSDLQEIRAQIAELEEQEITAEDRLKRIDIRSPQSGYVHQLNVHTVGGVIAPGDILMLVVPEDGKLIVETRVVPTDVDQLLPGQSAYVRLAAFDQRTTPELGAIVLNVAPDLTRDQVTGEQFYLARLKILESELPKLGGQTLVPGMPVEGFIQTGERTVLSYFIKPLRDQIAHALKEK from the coding sequence ATGTCTGAGCAAACAACACTTTCCAGCATTCAAAAGTCACGCCGTAAACATATGGGCTGGGGCCTTGCCCTTGTCGGTATTCTGGTGATTGGCCTTGGAGGCTGGGCCTCTGTTGCGCAAATTAACAGCGCGATTATCACCTCCGGCTCCATCGTAGTCGAAGGGCAGGCCAAAAAGGTTCAGCATCAGGAAGGCGGCATCATCGGTGAGATCCTCGTTAAGGATGGCGATAGGGTCAAAGCTGGCGATGTCCTATTCCGTCTGGATGAGACGGTGGTCAAAGCCAATCTGTCAATCACCCGCAAACGGCTTTACCAGATGCAGGCGCAGGAAGCGCGGCTATCTGCTGAATGGCGCAGTAAACTCAAAGTCACCTTCCCGAACAAGCTTACGATCCTTGCGAAAACCGATGCCATCACATCTGCCACCCTTGAAGGAGAGCAGGCTCTGTTTGCCGCCCGCCAGCAAGGCATCAAAGGGCGCAAGATGCAGCTTGGCGAACAAATTTCTCAGCTGGAGCAGCAGATTGTCGGGCTAACGGTGCAGCGCGACGCGAAGGCGGAAAGCATTGATCTGGTTACCCAACAGCTCTCGGACTTCTCCACCCTATTGGAAAAGCGCTTGATCAACGCCTCGCAAGTGACGGCCATCAAACGTGAACGAGCGGAGCTTGTGGGACAGCGCGGCGGGTTAATCTCGCAGGTTGCTCAAACCAAGGAAGCCATTAGCGAGAAGCGCATTCAGGTTCTGCAGTTGGATGAAGAGTTCCTCGAAAAGGTACTCTCTGATCTTCAGGAGATACGCGCTCAGATTGCCGAGCTAGAAGAACAAGAAATCACCGCAGAAGATAGACTGAAGCGCATTGATATCCGCAGCCCGCAATCGGGCTATGTGCATCAACTTAACGTGCATACGGTTGGCGGCGTAATTGCACCCGGTGACATCCTCATGCTGGTGGTGCCGGAAGACGGCAAGCTCATCGTAGAGACCCGAGTGGTTCCAACAGATGTGGACCAGTTGCTGCCGGGACAAAGCGCTTATGTGCGCCTTGCTGCCTTTGACCAGCGCACCACACCGGAACTTGGAGCGATCGTGCTTAACGTCGCACCAGACCTGACACGCGATCAGGTCACTGGCGAACAGTTCTACCTGGCCCGGTTGAAGATCCTGGAAAGCGAACTGCCCAAACTCGGCGGACAGACCCTCGTCCCCGGTATGCCAGTAGAAGGCTTCATCCAAACCGGAGAACGCACAGTCCTCTCCTACTTCATCAAACCCCTCCGCGATCAGATCGCCCATGCTCTCAAAGAGAAATAG
- a CDS encoding TRAP transporter small permease subunit yields MAGTFFLVVIFRYGFGSDLFAYEEWLLIICFWMYFAGSAMGTYDGTHVNADLLTYVIKDPRKAHIRSAIIGAIEFIIAMALVYWSLLMIIDEVGSYPRWRTTIALRIPFLVPRSAMLVGFATMAFYSLLHLIVLLKAGPKMAEDAPALEVFETPQPIQPALEQDKIKEPAL; encoded by the coding sequence ATGGCCGGGACTTTTTTTCTCGTCGTGATCTTTCGATATGGTTTTGGATCTGACCTTTTTGCCTATGAGGAATGGCTGCTTATCATTTGCTTCTGGATGTACTTCGCTGGCAGCGCTATGGGCACCTATGATGGCACTCATGTAAATGCAGACTTGCTGACCTATGTCATTAAAGATCCCCGCAAAGCCCATATTCGTTCAGCAATTATTGGCGCGATTGAGTTCATTATTGCGATGGCTTTGGTCTATTGGTCCCTGTTGATGATTATAGACGAAGTTGGCAGCTATCCCCGCTGGCGCACCACAATCGCCCTACGCATTCCCTTTCTTGTGCCGCGGTCTGCTATGCTTGTCGGTTTTGCGACTATGGCGTTTTACAGCCTGTTGCATCTAATCGTGCTGTTAAAAGCTGGCCCAAAAATGGCTGAGGATGCACCGGCTTTGGAGGTTTTCGAAACACCTCAGCCGATACAACCCGCGCTTGAACAAGACAAAATCAAAGAGCCAGCCCTATGA
- a CDS encoding cold-shock protein, whose product MTIGTVKFFNSTKGFGFISPEDGGKDAFVHISAVERAGLSGLEEGQKISYDLENGRDGKVSAVNLQQAD is encoded by the coding sequence ATGACTATCGGCACCGTAAAATTCTTCAACTCCACAAAAGGTTTTGGTTTTATTTCTCCTGAAGATGGCGGAAAAGACGCATTTGTTCACATTTCTGCTGTCGAAAGAGCAGGTCTTTCCGGTCTAGAGGAAGGTCAAAAGATCTCCTACGATCTGGAAAATGGCCGTGACGGCAAGGTTTCTGCAGTGAACCTGCAACAGGCTGACTAA
- a CDS encoding TRAP transporter large permease, producing MIIIGSLILICIMLVIGVSVPMAFGAVLLFIAMFGGHDVSGFMPTGHWKVSSLVLLAIPLFILAGAIMERGRIAAPLVALAELLVGNMRGGLSAAAVVASGIFGAISGSAAATLTCIGSIMMPHLRKANYPEGMAAALIVSASPLGLLIPPSSSQILYAWTTQQSVLKCFLATVVPGVLLICFLCIVNFFMLRNVKGLKTERFEGKFTFELRSRSFKAIPALLMPVIILGGIYGGVMTPTEAAGVAVIYAIPIGFFIYRGLSKENFFPTLRYAGTTIGVVMMMVFMVLIVSQFLVFENIPALAKELIYSVSDNPIIILLMVNLVMILIGMLMDDISGLLLSAPLLLPIVQSVGMEPIHFAAVLGVNLGMANITPPTAPLLYLGARVTDAPVNKMIKPTLIMIAFAWLPTLIITTFIPQVALWLPELVFG from the coding sequence ATGATTATTATCGGAAGCCTTATTCTTATCTGCATCATGCTGGTTATCGGCGTCAGCGTGCCTATGGCATTCGGGGCAGTGTTGTTATTCATTGCCATGTTTGGTGGTCATGATGTGAGTGGCTTTATGCCAACCGGGCATTGGAAAGTCAGCTCACTGGTATTGCTTGCCATTCCTCTGTTTATTCTGGCTGGAGCTATCATGGAGCGGGGCCGCATTGCGGCGCCTCTGGTGGCATTGGCAGAGCTTTTGGTTGGCAATATGCGCGGTGGGCTCAGTGCTGCTGCCGTCGTCGCCAGCGGAATATTCGGTGCCATTTCCGGGTCAGCAGCGGCAACGTTGACGTGCATCGGCTCAATTATGATGCCACATCTTCGCAAGGCAAACTATCCTGAAGGGATGGCCGCAGCCCTGATCGTGAGCGCCAGTCCGCTTGGTCTTTTGATCCCGCCCAGTTCCTCGCAGATCCTTTATGCTTGGACAACGCAGCAATCTGTACTGAAGTGTTTTCTGGCCACTGTTGTGCCAGGCGTGCTCTTGATTTGCTTTTTGTGCATCGTGAATTTCTTCATGCTGCGTAATGTGAAGGGTTTGAAAACAGAGCGTTTTGAAGGCAAATTCACATTTGAACTTCGCAGCCGTAGTTTCAAGGCAATTCCAGCGCTTCTCATGCCTGTTATCATCCTTGGCGGCATCTATGGCGGTGTAATGACCCCCACAGAAGCGGCAGGTGTGGCTGTGATCTATGCTATTCCAATCGGTTTCTTTATTTACCGCGGTTTGAGCAAAGAAAACTTTTTCCCGACACTTCGGTATGCCGGTACAACCATTGGCGTTGTCATGATGATGGTGTTTATGGTGTTGATCGTAAGCCAGTTTCTGGTGTTTGAAAACATTCCGGCACTTGCCAAAGAGCTGATTTATTCTGTTTCCGATAACCCCATCATTATTTTGCTCATGGTTAATCTTGTGATGATCCTGATTGGCATGTTGATGGATGATATCTCCGGTCTGTTGCTTTCAGCTCCATTGTTGCTGCCCATCGTTCAAAGTGTGGGTATGGAACCTATTCATTTTGCAGCCGTTTTGGGCGTAAACCTTGGGATGGCAAATATCACGCCTCCGACTGCACCGCTGCTTTATCTCGGCGCTCGTGTGACAGATGCACCCGTCAACAAAATGATAAAGCCAACGCTTATCATGATTGCCTTTGCATGGCTGCCAACACTCATCATCACAACTTTCATTCCTCAGGTTGCACTCTGGTTGCCAGAGTTAGTGTTTGGCTGA
- a CDS encoding IS256 family transposase: MTDDSVIPLVQPGEFQDALTEVLRSGAQQLLRAAIESEVMSVLSLYSDLKLPDGRQRVVRHGHLPERQVQTGVGPVTVSKPRIRDRDENAEEKIHYHSNLLPNYLRRSTSLDELIPALYLRGVSTNNVQQALSALLGVDAPNLSPDVIRGLVKSWRSLWEEWKTRDLSARNYVYMWADGIYLKARGERESRCILVLIGATPEGKKELIGFDDGYREDTQSWRELLLALKARGLQIEPKLAVGDGALGFWAALREVFSTTKAQRCWVHKTMNVLSKMPKSLQAKAKKDLQDIWMAENRVDAETAFDLFIEKFEAKYPKATQCLAKDRIELLAFYDFPAEHWGHIRTTNPIESTFATVRHRTRQTKNYLSRDTAMPMVFMLIKAAEKRWQKLRGKNQLPKIIQGVIFKNGIESDANQNHAA, from the coding sequence ATGACAGATGATAGTGTTATCCCGCTTGTGCAGCCAGGGGAATTTCAAGATGCACTTACGGAAGTTTTGCGTTCGGGTGCACAGCAACTTTTGCGAGCGGCCATTGAGAGTGAAGTCATGAGCGTGCTTTCGCTTTACTCGGACTTAAAATTACCAGATGGCCGTCAGCGGGTGGTTCGGCATGGGCATTTGCCAGAGCGACAGGTCCAGACTGGCGTTGGGCCAGTCACGGTCAGCAAACCTCGGATCCGGGATCGAGATGAGAATGCAGAAGAGAAAATTCATTACCATTCCAATCTGTTACCTAATTATCTGCGCCGTTCAACCAGTCTTGATGAATTGATCCCAGCGCTCTATTTGCGTGGGGTTTCTACCAATAATGTTCAGCAAGCTTTGAGTGCTTTGTTGGGTGTTGATGCCCCCAACCTTTCACCGGATGTCATCCGCGGCCTTGTCAAAAGCTGGCGATCTTTATGGGAAGAGTGGAAAACCAGAGACCTGTCAGCGCGCAACTACGTTTATATGTGGGCAGATGGCATCTATCTGAAAGCCCGGGGAGAACGGGAAAGTCGCTGTATTCTGGTGTTGATCGGGGCAACACCGGAAGGCAAGAAAGAGCTGATTGGCTTTGATGATGGCTACCGGGAAGATACTCAGAGCTGGCGGGAGCTACTGCTTGCTCTCAAAGCTCGCGGCTTGCAGATCGAACCGAAGTTGGCTGTCGGTGATGGTGCTCTGGGTTTCTGGGCGGCATTGCGGGAAGTCTTTAGCACAACAAAAGCTCAACGCTGCTGGGTCCACAAGACAATGAATGTCTTAAGCAAAATGCCTAAATCCTTGCAGGCCAAAGCAAAGAAAGATCTACAGGATATCTGGATGGCAGAGAACCGCGTAGATGCTGAGACGGCTTTTGATCTTTTCATAGAGAAATTTGAGGCCAAATACCCCAAAGCCACGCAATGCCTTGCCAAGGATAGGATCGAACTGTTGGCTTTTTATGACTTTCCTGCTGAGCATTGGGGGCATATCAGAACCACCAATCCAATTGAATCAACCTTTGCGACTGTGCGCCACAGAACAAGGCAGACCAAGAACTACCTCTCCCGGGATACTGCAATGCCAATGGTCTTCATGCTGATCAAGGCAGCGGAGAAGCGCTGGCAGAAATTGAGAGGCAAAAATCAATTGCCTAAGATAATACAGGGTGTCATCTTCAAAAATGGCATCGAGAGTGATGCAAACCAAAATCACGCCGCCTGA
- a CDS encoding M10 family metallopeptidase C-terminal domain-containing protein: MNFSYHRGYGSFPYGRHPYGPVPYGSSSYKFERWDAPFSRATPYSLTPGESFVGSLSYRGDRDAVAVDLVAGQEYTISLAGVGYYGVRDTVLALYDSNGNQIAFDDDSGEGRSSEITFTATSSGKYFIGVSSGGGSYRGRYKINVVATEKPIDPDPVDPDPVDPDPVDPDPVDPDPVDPDPVDPDPVDPDPVDPDPVDPDPVDPQPTSDPEIAVPAGSFTNDEIANQLTDTFWNGNRRAFDVEPGGSISVNIGNLNSAGQYLALKALESWTMVTGINFDAVNSGAQINFSDTRSGAYSNSQTSRGTIFSSNVNVHTSWLARNGTDLDSYSFQTYVHEIGHALGLGHAGNYNGSANYGVSNHYDNDSWQGTVMSYFSQRENTAIDASTAYVVTPMIADILAMQDLYGTATDLRTEGTIYGENSTAGGYYDEIASLRPATFTIIDGGGEDTIDFSSVNANQKISLLAETYSDVNGLRGNMTIMRGTVIENAIAGSGNDILIGNFADNALYGNAGNDRLDGGFGNDTLSGGSGSDTFVFNANWGNDEITDFTDGVDFIEFESGATSFEDLTISSVGSDAVITYEGSVITVTGVDASLLGVDDFAFA, from the coding sequence ATGAATTTTTCGTATCATCGAGGCTACGGATCGTTTCCCTATGGCCGCCATCCATATGGCCCAGTTCCCTATGGATCTTCATCCTATAAATTTGAACGGTGGGATGCGCCCTTCAGTCGTGCGACTCCCTATTCGCTCACGCCTGGTGAATCATTTGTTGGTTCGCTGAGCTACCGTGGTGATCGAGACGCAGTTGCAGTCGACTTAGTCGCAGGCCAAGAATACACCATCTCCCTTGCTGGCGTAGGTTACTATGGTGTCCGCGATACCGTCCTTGCTCTTTATGATAGTAACGGCAACCAAATAGCGTTTGATGATGATAGCGGCGAAGGCCGGAGCTCTGAGATTACCTTCACCGCGACCTCCAGCGGCAAATATTTCATTGGTGTATCTTCCGGCGGTGGTTCTTATAGAGGACGGTACAAAATAAACGTCGTCGCAACTGAGAAACCAATTGATCCAGATCCAGTTGATCCAGATCCAGTTGATCCAGATCCAGTTGATCCAGATCCAGTTGATCCAGATCCAGTTGATCCAGATCCAGTTGATCCAGATCCGGTTGATCCAGATCCGGTTGATCCAGATCCGGTTGACCCGGATCCAGTTGATCCTCAGCCTACTAGTGATCCAGAAATTGCGGTCCCAGCCGGTTCCTTCACGAATGATGAAATCGCCAACCAACTCACAGACACGTTTTGGAACGGTAACCGAAGAGCATTTGACGTTGAGCCAGGTGGGTCGATCTCTGTTAACATCGGTAACTTAAACAGTGCTGGCCAGTATCTCGCGCTTAAAGCCCTTGAATCGTGGACTATGGTCACTGGCATTAACTTTGACGCAGTCAACTCTGGCGCACAAATCAACTTCAGCGATACTCGGAGCGGCGCATACTCTAATTCGCAAACGTCTCGGGGAACTATCTTTTCGTCAAACGTCAACGTCCACACATCGTGGCTAGCAAGAAATGGTACAGATCTGGATTCCTACTCCTTCCAGACTTACGTCCATGAGATTGGGCATGCACTTGGTCTTGGCCATGCCGGCAACTACAACGGTAGCGCTAATTATGGGGTCAGCAACCACTACGATAATGACTCCTGGCAGGGGACAGTTATGTCCTACTTCTCCCAGCGCGAGAACACTGCAATTGATGCCAGCACCGCTTATGTGGTTACGCCCATGATTGCTGACATTCTTGCGATGCAGGATCTGTATGGAACAGCAACTGATCTTCGTACAGAAGGCACCATCTACGGTGAAAATTCTACAGCAGGCGGATATTACGACGAAATCGCAAGTCTCCGCCCTGCAACGTTCACCATCATTGACGGCGGTGGAGAAGACACTATCGATTTCAGTTCGGTCAATGCCAACCAGAAGATTTCGTTGTTGGCAGAAACCTACTCTGACGTTAATGGTCTGAGAGGAAACATGACCATTATGCGCGGTACCGTGATTGAGAATGCCATTGCTGGTTCCGGCAATGACATCCTCATTGGCAATTTTGCAGACAATGCCCTTTACGGTAATGCTGGTAACGACCGCCTTGATGGTGGTTTTGGTAACGACACACTCTCTGGTGGTTCCGGTAGCGATACTTTTGTATTCAATGCAAACTGGGGTAACGACGAAATTACTGACTTCACCGATGGTGTTGATTTTATCGAGTTTGAAAGTGGTGCAACTTCTTTCGAAGATCTGACGATTTCAAGTGTCGGTTCTGATGCCGTTATTACGTATGAAGGCAGTGTAATCACCGTTACTGGTGTCGACGCCAGTCTTCTTGGAGTAGACGATTTCGCATTCGCGTAA
- the dctP gene encoding TRAP transporter substrate-binding protein DctP, translated as MKHFSKFVAAAALTIGLSSAASADMTLKLAGVVPVEHYGNTLLDQIKGDIEAANVGLNVTVFPAAQLGGGEELFEAAARGNVDLVHAVVYAHSDPVLEINSLPYLVSSWDEAEKVYLNKGSAFNKIFAERLDGLGLKLLANAPEGFIGVVATGVPANANNTGDKDMNIRVWSSRVIKATVESIGFNATTMNWGEIFPAIQAGTVDGAICCTAQLAYSAFATSDVGKAFIPYNAVVENTTYYASGKTWEKLNADQKTIVQAAFDKAATDYAAWGRNNEAQYLTKLAESGYDVVEISNEDRAAIADKVRADVWPQIAEIVGKDVIDALMADK; from the coding sequence TTGAAACATTTTTCAAAGTTTGTGGCAGCTGCCGCGCTCACCATTGGTCTGAGCAGCGCAGCTTCGGCTGATATGACATTGAAGCTGGCGGGCGTTGTGCCAGTTGAGCATTACGGAAACACCCTCCTTGACCAGATCAAGGGCGATATTGAGGCTGCTAATGTTGGGTTGAATGTGACCGTGTTTCCGGCTGCACAGCTTGGCGGCGGTGAAGAATTGTTTGAGGCTGCTGCACGCGGAAACGTAGACCTGGTGCATGCTGTTGTTTATGCACACAGTGATCCCGTTCTTGAGATTAACTCTCTGCCTTACCTTGTCAGCAGCTGGGATGAAGCTGAAAAAGTGTACCTGAACAAGGGGTCTGCGTTTAACAAAATCTTTGCTGAGCGTTTGGATGGCTTAGGCCTGAAACTTCTGGCAAATGCACCCGAAGGCTTTATCGGCGTTGTTGCAACCGGTGTTCCAGCCAATGCAAACAACACCGGTGATAAGGACATGAATATCCGCGTGTGGAGTTCGCGCGTTATTAAAGCCACAGTTGAATCCATCGGCTTTAATGCGACAACCATGAACTGGGGCGAGATTTTCCCTGCCATTCAAGCTGGTACAGTAGATGGTGCAATTTGTTGTACAGCCCAACTGGCCTACAGCGCTTTTGCTACTTCAGACGTGGGTAAAGCTTTCATTCCTTACAATGCAGTCGTAGAAAACACCACTTACTACGCTTCCGGTAAAACCTGGGAGAAACTGAACGCCGACCAAAAGACCATTGTTCAGGCTGCATTTGATAAGGCTGCAACCGACTACGCTGCATGGGGCCGTAATAACGAAGCCCAGTACTTAACCAAACTGGCTGAGAGCGGTTACGACGTGGTGGAAATTTCAAATGAAGACCGTGCTGCAATTGCAGACAAGGTACGTGCTGATGTTTGGCCACAGATTGCAGAGATTGTCGGCAAAGACGTTATTGATGCTTTGATGGCTGACAAATAA